A window from Drosophila nasuta strain 15112-1781.00 chromosome 3, ASM2355853v1, whole genome shotgun sequence encodes these proteins:
- the LOC132793901 gene encoding uncharacterized protein LOC132793901 codes for MSRFFGCCSKCGGTWRTRHVANLPPKVAWRRLDNASSATNHVARCHLQRMNGHSSGSSRSRSSRLGNGQGKALRKLRSKWAEHKYEGNSESKAMKLARQTTRKNARQQPSGKDTAKGEESGSSRQRKMRNGLRRMGKCCVDYEMSVKYLQMIGTKMSYANETD; via the exons ATGTCAAGgttttttggctgctgctcAAAATGCGGTGGCACGTGGCGCACGCGGCACGTTGCTAACTTGCCACCGAAAGTTGCATGGCGGCGCCTTGACAACGCTTCTAGTGCCACCAATCACGTAGCTCGCTGCCACTTGCAGCGCATGAATGGACACAGCAGCGgtagcagccgcagccgcagcagcaggcTAGGAAATGGCCAAGGAAAAGCATTGCGAAAATTACGAAGCAAATGGGCTGAGCACAAGTATGAAGGCAATAGTGAGAGCAAAGCGATGAAATTGGCGAGGCAAACGACAAGGAAAAATGCAAGGCAACAGCCAAgtggaaaggacacagcaaAAGGCGAGGAAAGCGGGTCATCGAGGCAAAGGAAAATG agAAACGGATTGCGAAGGATGGGAAAATGCTGCGTCGACTATGAAATGTCTGTAAAATATCTGCAGATGATAGGTACTAAAATGTCATACGCAAATGAGACAGACTAA
- the LOC132788116 gene encoding uncharacterized protein LOC132788116: MNSLLLPFMLALTILCQSSYSTSLPNYVHLNLINSSNAIVSFARFDIQELDKEMGEFNAAKKRENQRKVIEHFINVTKIVHRIEELHLKNTEKGLYYYFTNGRHIDSAIRTISAHFHYMKHMGGMEEDTLFNFTATIAQRKVKPFYTRPVHLFYMLLFGSECDNFDEECRLFIKDINDLPNINEVSNQISCKQQKSPQQLFYSLYKDFALTKLKAYLLIEYSIMIQKVSGSGDLIENRNTVRRNFDEIASKDLTSLKNVTTKADRFLWRCEHSDFTHKLNVTYDEVTRLLQGYIENEVDLNNDESCTQSCHNYYNTTRSGCFDSKFCAQQPQCLGRIHNCQSLDSPLWICQSPENSNRRYDYIEDSKGERQGSTKQCWRNVNSAESWRRWFFIECSYCFCLCDEPGPKSDRYFNLRATLSDVKADKVVTGVRFVKKNRVFHLQIQQAKFLPHGVINESTVEWIPVDEYDIKDPSVKEGIDYHTLSYQSRALDLDEALKTADNTFVVTGVRFQLLDHLNLKVHFSKFDFATGKLVNSELNNIWISKDNSYNRQQIYLDNVDVQTRSYNYAEPLSKDDQYVEFTNTGMLEDAAQTTVPFIDIQDVACIPPVPLAGIGISLAGNKGYGGFVAPKVISYDLAAHL, from the coding sequence ATGAATTCGCTTTTGTTGCCATTTATGCTGGCTTTGACAATTCTGTGCCAGTCTTCTTATTCAACATCGTTGCCGAATTATGTGCACCTAAATCTTATAAATTCTTCCAATGCGATTGTCTCATTTGCGCGCTTTGACATTCAAGAATTGGACAAGGAGATGGGTGAATTTAATGCAGCAAAGAAACGCGAAAATCAACGCAAGGTGATTGAACATTTCATAAATGTGACTAAAATAGTCCATCGGATCGAGGAACTGCActtaaaaaataccgaaaagggcttatattattatttcactAATGGGCGTCATATAGACTCAGCAATAAGAACGATATCGGCTCACTTTCATTATATGAAACATATGGGAGGAATGGAGGAAGATACACTCTTCAATTTTACTGCAACAATAGCTCAGAGAAAAGTGAAACCATTTTATACAAGACCtgttcatttgttttatatgcTACTCTTCGGCTCTGAATGTGATAATTTCGATGAGGAATGCAGATTGTTCATAAAGGACATCAACGATTTACCGAATATTAATGAAGTATCCAATCAAATAAgttgcaagcaacaaaaatcgCCACAACAACTGTTCTACTCGTTGTATAAAGATTTCGCACTAACCAAACTGAAGGCATATCTTCTCATCGAGTATTCCATAATGATACAAAAGGTTTCTGGTAGTGGAGATTTGATCGAGAATCGAAATACTGTTCGACGCAACTTCGATGAGATTGCTTCAAAAGATCTCACTTCTCTGAAAAATGTGACTACAAAAGCCGATCGTTTTCTCTGGCGTTGTGAGCACTCTGACTTCACTCACAAACTGAACGTTACCTACGACGAAGTGACACGACTTCTCCAAGGATATATTGAAAACGAAGTGGATCTCAACAACGATGAGTCCTGTACTCAGTCATGTCATAATTATTACAACACAACTCGCTCGGGTTGCTTCGATTCGAAGTTTTGTGCCCAACAACCTCAATGTTTGGGCCGCATTCACAACTGTCAGTCTCTCGACTCGCCTTTATGGATCTGCCAATCACCAGAGAACAGTAATCGTCGCTATGACTATATTGAAGATAGTAAAGGAGAGCGACAAGGATCGACAAAACAGTGTTGGCGCAATGTCAATAGTGCGGAGAGCTGGAGGAGATGGTTTTTCATTGAATGTAGCTACTGCTTTTGTCTATGTGATGAGCCGGGTCCAAAGTCGGATCGTTATTTCAATTTGCGTGCAACTCTTTCGGATGTTAAGGCCGACAAAGTGGTGACTGGCGTGCGATTTGTGAAGAAGAATCgtgtatttcatttgcaaattcAGCAGGCAAAATTCTTGCCCCATGGCGTCATCAATGAATCAACTGTGGAGTGGATACCAGTCGATGAATATGATATTAAAGATCCGAGCGTTAAGGAGGGAATCGATTACCACACATTGAGTTACCAAAGTCGCGCCCTTGACCTCGATGAAGCATTGAAAACAGCTGATAACACATTTGTGGTAACCGGCGTGCGTTTTCAGCTTTTGGATCATCTCAATCTCAAAGTGCACTTTAGTAAATTCGATTTTGCAACGGGCAAATTAGTCAATTCGGAGCTGAATAATATTTGGATATCAAAGGACAACAGTTACAATAGACAGCAAATATATCTCGACAATGTGGATGTCCAAACGCGATCTTACAACTATGCGGAGCCCTTATCAAAGGATGATCAATATGTTGAATTTACCAACACGGGAATGCTTGAGGATGCAGCACAAACAACGGTGCCATTTATTGATATACAAGATGTCGCATGCATTCCGCCAGTTCCTTTGGCTGGCATCGGCATCTCACTTGCAGGAAACAAAGGCTACGGCGGCTTTGTGGCACCCAAAGTCATTAGCTATGATTTAGCTGCTCACCTTTAG